The Epilithonimonas zeae genome contains the following window.
GATATCGAACAAATACTTGACAGAATCTATCCCTTGTCAGAATCTTCTAAGCAGATACTCAAAAGCCACATCACTGAACTCAATTTTCCTAAAAATCATGTGATCATCCAACAGGATAAAAGTGAAAAAAATTTTTACTTTATCAAAAATGGAATCGCCAGAACATATATTCAAAATGATGGTGATGAAACTACATTTTCCTTTGGGAAAGAAGGAGATACCATCATTTCTTTCAAAAGTTATATTGCCAATGAGAATGGCTATGAGAGTGTTGAACTGCTGGAAGATTGTACAGTTTACAAACTCAATACACAAAACCTGCGAAAGTTATACAGTGAAAACATAGAAATCGCCAATTGGGGAATCAAGTTTGCGGAAAATTTGCTTTTAAGGGCAGAAGACAGATTGCTGGCAAGACATTTTGGAAATGCTGCAGACCGGTATGAACTGTTGCTAAAAAACTTTCCCAACTTATTACAAAGAGTTCAGCTAGGATATATTGCCTCTTATTTAGGGATCACACAAGTGAGCTTAAGCCGAATCAGAGCTAACATAAAATAGTACTATTTTTTTATCATTTGTTAAATTATTACTGATAAAGAATGGGGAGTTTTGTCTGCAGAAAATCATAAGAACAGACAAAATGCAGGATATACAACTAAGAAAAGCAGAAAACAAAGATCTTATCAGCCTACAAAAAATTGGAAAGCTTACATTTTCCGAAACATTTTCTTCGGACAACAGCGAAGAAAATTTGAAATCATATCTTGAAACTGCATTCTCAACAGAGAAAGTCAAAGGCGAACTATCAGATGAAAATTCAGAATTTTATTTTGCAGAGACTGAAAATGAAATCATCGGTTACTTAAAAGTCAACTACGGAGATTCACAAACTGAGATCAAAAGTAACAAAGCACTTGAAATTGAAAGAATCTACGTATTGAGAGAGTTTCATGGAAAAACGGTCGGGCAAATACTTTATGAAAAAGCCATTGAACTGGCTAAGGCCATCAATGTAGATTTTGTATGGCTGGGTGTTTGGGAACAAAACCCAAGAGCAATTCGTTTCTATGAAAAAAATGGATTTAAAGCATTTGACAAACATATATTCAGATTAGGAAACGACGAGCAAACTGACATTATGATGAAACTGGTGCTGAAAAATTAGTGGCTAATGCAGTAATAAAGATAGCTCATAAATTCAAGCCACCAGCAAACTTGCCATAGGTAATAATCATTTTAAAGAGTAGTTGACCCTTTTTCAAAGAAGGCTAACAAATCAAAGCAAGAATATATTAATCAATTTTTTCACTTCAGTTATTGGCGGCTATAAATAAAAAGCATTGATCTGACATTGTAGTCTAATCAATGCTTCCCTAAGTTAAATGCTATAAACCCGAAGGTATCGCTGATAATTTGTAATAACCTAAATCACACAGTTGGTGCTGCACCACCATCTACAGAAATATTAGCTCCAGTAATATATTGAGCTTCCGAAGAGGCAAGAAATGCAACTGTGTTGGCTATCTCCTCAGGTTCTGACATTCTTCCTAACGGAACCCCAACGGTATCAATAATACTTTGAAAAATTTCCTCAAAACTC
Protein-coding sequences here:
- a CDS encoding GNAT family N-acetyltransferase, translating into MQDIQLRKAENKDLISLQKIGKLTFSETFSSDNSEENLKSYLETAFSTEKVKGELSDENSEFYFAETENEIIGYLKVNYGDSQTEIKSNKALEIERIYVLREFHGKTVGQILYEKAIELAKAINVDFVWLGVWEQNPRAIRFYEKNGFKAFDKHIFRLGNDEQTDIMMKLVLKN
- a CDS encoding Crp/Fnr family transcriptional regulator; translation: MDIEQILDRIYPLSESSKQILKSHITELNFPKNHVIIQQDKSEKNFYFIKNGIARTYIQNDGDETTFSFGKEGDTIISFKSYIANENGYESVELLEDCTVYKLNTQNLRKLYSENIEIANWGIKFAENLLLRAEDRLLARHFGNAADRYELLLKNFPNLLQRVQLGYIASYLGITQVSLSRIRANIK